TCCGAACAATATATCAACATAATCCATAACATAAGTAGCAATTGAAAGAAACCACTAACCGATGATTCAGGTTTGAAGACTGATGAAGAGAAACCAAAACAGGTGGCTAATTGGCATTTGAATTCTCCAATTAAACATAATAAACTGTTTATACGCGATAAAATTGGAAACATATTCATAGTTTTGTAGAAGATTTTCAAGTAATTGATGATTGATTGCGGTTTCTATATGAAAAGCATATCAGCGGTTTCAAAACTGAATGAAACGTGTTGGAGAAGATTTATAATTGTGATTGAGAATTGAGTGAGTTTCCATATAAATCATTTTGCCGCTTAAACAACCAATTCTCTGGCCAAAGAGAATAGCCACATCAAGGTCAAATAGTCAAccattattttgctttagtataagagATAGATATAAAATTATATTAATTAAGACTATAATATGTTTCATACCATTTGAAATGCTAGATAATAAAGTTTTAGGGACATCACCTACAGAACTAATTAAGAAATTATTAGTTGTAAAAAAATAGTTTTATATTCAATCAAGATATAATTAAAATTAAGAGTTAAATAAAAAGTAATGAAAATCTTACAATTTGAATCATCATCGGTTGttagttgtaaaaaaaattatattcatctatactatataataaagtaaattgATGGGGCATGTGTTGGGGTGTAAACAAgtccagaggctcgagagctactcgttattggctcggttaaaagctcgaaggagccgagctttaacgagcccgagctcgagcctgaaatacaaaactcgattaggctcgcgagcctaaacgagcccaaacaaaaaagttatttattttatatataatatataataatgataataacatTGGCGAGCCGAGCTTTGGATCGTTTAAGCGATACTGAAACGAGCTAGATCCGAGTTTTTAGCTCGTCTGAGGTTGTTCTTAAAATAGCTCGAGCcaagtcgagccgagctcgagctttaggtTTTACTCGCGAGTCGAGCACAAACTCAAATAAGTAgactcgaaccgagccgagcttgagctcgagcttcataaaaccatgacgagccgagctcgagcccagtcgagctcgggctcgactcggTTCGTTTACACCCCTAGGCATGTGTCGTATTATTATGCATCAGAATTGTTTTTTCACCCTTTTTTCTCTCCAATTTAGTTAATATCTTTAAATTACTCATAAtctttaattttttaaataattaattcgttttccacaaaataagtaaaagataattatacaattgaatttaattattaattttacaCTCACACACAACATTTTATCCCTattataataaattaaataagtatggtttaaaaatattattattattattattattatatattatacatTAATAATAGGCTCGTTTAAGCTTATGAGTCTACTTAAGCTCGATAATTAAAGCCTGATTTGAACTAGTTCTTTTCGGTAGGGGTGTGTATGGGTCGGTTTTTACCATTAACCATAACCGCTAACTTCGGTTATGAAATTTtcttaaccataaccataaccataaccaaacatCGGTTACTGTTAATTGGTTATGGTTCGGTCTCGGTTATATTCAGTCAATTAACCAagaaaagtttgaaataaatataggTGTTATTAGGGGTGTGCACTATTAGGACTTAGCTTGGGTCTTTTTATAAAATAACCAAGACTATACTTTTTGGTTAAACTAGTGATGTGAAATTCCCTTTAATAATTTAAATTCTCAACAAAAATATTACGATCACAATACCTGTGTTCCTCATTAAAATAAAAGGACATCTAtatcaagatcattttgttacttacacacttttatcttagtaaaaaaATATCTACATGGTTAATGTAAAACATAAATCTATTACTAGTTGTAGGACCCGTGTGACCACACGGGTAGCTTTAACAACCATCGAAATAGATTATAATACATCATTTAAATTGTTTGTATTTAGTTACAtatctttataaaacaatgttaaaGACAATATGTGTTAGGACATAAAAATTTTATTACCGTGTTACGAAAAAATTATTAGTTCATGGTTGATATAGAAATTAGCTAACTAATTGATAATATGTTGTCTAAAATGAAAGCATGACCTAATTTTATATTGTCTAATAATTAAAACATGACCTAATTTAAAACACCCGTCCGATGgacgcgggtacatcgtaaacattgaatgtaAGCCTACGTTTATATGTAAAATATGATGTGAAATTATTTAATGAATTCGCATTCGCATATATATCATTTAAATTCTTTGTGTTTAGTTACAtatctttataaaacaatgttaaaGATAGTATGTGTTAGTGTACATGTTTAATATAGAAATAAACTAAGTAGTTTATAATGTGCAAAGTTTTTTCCTACATCTATATGTAAAATATGATGTGAAATTATTTAATGAATTCACATTCGGATTATAGTTATGAATTGACAACAACATCAGGCATATAAGTCATAAGTTCAGCTACAAAACATTCAGAAACAAAAGTCCTCTGGCTCAATGATGGTTGATGTCATTAGGTGCATTGAGACCTAACGTCAAGAATTTAATGGCTTAAGTATAATTATAAGCTTATTAACGAATGAGACcaaattaatttaaaatttaacctTATGATAACCAAAAGGCAATCTTTGTATAGTCTGAAACATAAGTCATCCTTGAACATGGGTCATCAGccaaatcaaatactaaaaaacagattatatccctgcatgaaaaacaaaatggataaatttagggaaaatgggtttTAAAAATGATAACCCAACAGtagaggatctcattctacaacTCCGATAAATGCAAGGGTGTTCTCAAATAATGGTTCCTAGATATTTGAAAACCAACTAAGATCGATAAATGCTAAAAGTACTGCTTCTGtggacatttgtcggtcttcaaacatctaggaagcattatttgaaaacacccctgaatttatcgaggctatagaatgagatcctcaaataccgggttatcatctttcaatcaCATTTTCACTAAATTTATCAATCTTGTTTTTCATACCTCATCGAGTCAACCTATTCGCCTGCAAACAGATCGAGAAAGCTTGAAGTATAACCTATACTTAATTATATGGCACCGGATTTTCACTGATTCAAGAATCTTAACATCAGCTGACACAAAGAACCAATTTACAAACATCTTAATACCAATCCATAATTCAGATTATTAACTTCTGAATGCACTAAccggtttttcctgaagaattgTTGTTTGGTCTGTGTGATGTGATGTCAATTGTACTGTAATTCCACTTCTTGGCTGTATTAACACGTTAAAATCTTAAAACATAAAAGCAAACAAAatgttccaaaaaaaaaaaaacaaaacacaagTAGTTAGTTATATGCTTACCAAACTTGAAGTGTTGCACCGCAGCCTCCACATGTGTACCTCGGTTTGCTGCTTATCAAACTAACATCGTAATCAGCAAATTGCTATTATCATCAAAACACGTTTAATGTAACATCCcgaaaaatataaaactttataataatataaagtttaaataaatgAGAAATTACCCTCTAGAAATTTTTAACTTAGTTAACTAACAAGCCCAAGATTAAGTTACATTGGGGTTAAAACCAACAAAAGCTATGTTAACAAGTTAAGGGGGCCAATATTGTCAAAAATGGaatttaatttactaagttagtaaattaaaaataaaaataacccAAACACCCCCAAAAGCTACACTCTGATCGACTAGAGAAACCCCAGGGGCGACACCCaccattccaaaccctagttcacaaGAAATCCTGCAAATTGAAGGCCTTAATCAGTTagaaatcgaaatccaagcatagaatcgtgatcaccttgtcGAAGGGATCCTAAGGTATGTTGAATTAGGTCATTTTCATTCGATTCAAAGTTCATGTATGTGATCAAAATCGAATGTAGAGCTTAATTATGTGTAGTAAACATGAAATTGGATGTAATGTAAggtttagggacaaaccctagatgatttcttgtcaaATTCTTGCATGATAGTTGTATAAGATCAAAATCACCATAGTGGGTGATTAGCATGTTAGTAAaacttgatgaacactaggattaAAACTCTTGTTCTAGTGTAAACTGAAATTATGAGGAAAACTCTAAATTGTTAATGTTAACATATAGACATGTAGTCAAATTGAAGTTAATTTTGGTGATAAACTCGAGTCATGGACTTGGTTTAGATCATataaaaatctgacccgttaggtgtttgataaaatgcctaaaagaggGTAAAATGCTAAAAGTCGGGCAAAACGCAGATTTGAATACATTAAGAAATAATGCGTTAAAGCTTACGAAAGGGGTTCTAATTTTTGTTataaattgaactctttaggcaaggaatccggaacgtcaagtggacacgccggaagtgatacccgcggaaaaggtgtgctttaaaggtacgtgactttagtctCGTTGCATTACGTAATAACGTTTAGTTTTAAATGTATAAACGATGTCGAATGGTAATTGATGCGTTGATGTATCGTTAAGTGGCGAAGTTCACTAGATCATCAACGGGTCAAAAGAAACATTAGGACTTTGGTTTGGTATGATGataaagtgatggttttcactagatagccaaacgggtcaaaatgttgtGTGAAAACAAATTACATGAGTAGAGACTTAAAAGTCTCATAATTTGCAAGATGATAGATGGTAACACATCAACAAATTTGGTCATGACATTTTAAGTCTACGAACCCGgtataacgggtcaaaacaatagAAGTTGATAAAAGGTCTCGTTTGAAACGGGATGCCTGAATTCCGAGAAAACAAGTGCTTAGTTCGGAGAATACACGAAGCCATGGTATGGCACGTATACTCCAAGGTCATAAGCCCGGGAAGTTGGGTAACTAAGTTCAATGGGTCCTAGGGATGGAATTATGGAACCATGTTCCTTGTTAATGGGTTGTAGAAATTGAAACCAAGAAATTATGAGCCGAACGTTGGTATCTTGGTTTTCGTGATGTATAAACTATTTGGTTGGGTCTGCAATCTTATTACAGACTCATAGGCGAAAGAATCGACGAAATCGGATTAACGAGTAAAAAGTTATAAACCTTTAAAGTTGAAAATGGTTAAGAGGCAAGAATGCAGaacccaccgtaacttacggtgacaccgtaagttacggtggacatcAAAAGCCTACGGTGTGAACCTTCTGATTTACGGTAGAAACATAAACATTCCAGGTTCCCcataacttacggtgacaccgtaagttacggtggaacccaggaaaaacaacaaaattttattatgttttgtttgatGCTCGAGTTGTTAAATTTCTTTTATACGTATGGCATTATTGTCAAAAACTAATATTTTAGTGTTTGACCTTAGGTATGGATGAGTTCCCTCGGATGATAATCAAGCATGCTTGGCAAGAACCGAACACGtgttttgaagcttccgcactaaATATAACTATGTCTAGAACTCTATTATGTTGCAAATACTTTTGTTAAACATGTCTTAAATCCCTTAAACTAGTGGTTGTTTACTAGCAAGGgatatattttaacttgttaaGTTCTTTTGTACAATGTTTTGGTATTACAACAAGTATGTATGGTTCTCAAAGAAAACGAAGTGCTTTTGTAAACTTTATTTGTACCTTAATCAATATAATTATTAGTTATATTCCGTTCAAATATTAAGGGTGTTACATTTAAGTGAAAAGTAAACTGAATGAAAAACAAACAAAGATCATTGAATCTATAAACAATCCATCCAGACTTGCCTGTGTGTTGAATTAACCAGTGATTGTTTATGTAAGCTGTTGTTGTTGGCTTCATGATCATCGTTTTTGACATGCCTGATGGTTCTGGTGGTGATTTCTACGGGTGATTCTCGTGTATCAGCCAaccaaaataattaaaaaaacaaatcaaacactacaACAAAACAAAAATCATTACCACAAACAAAACGAATCAAAAAATATGAAACCTTTATCAAACTACAAATTCTTGAAATTACCAATCACGACTAAGAACAAACATACCAAGAGCATCTCCAGGGATGGAAAAAGTACCTTATCTTTTTGATTGAACAACAATCGAGAATTGAGAGTAACCACCTGATCTGTAGGAGACAGTTGCTTCAACCTTAACATCTTCACAGTCACTCTGTATCAATGGCCACACGAACCAATTTACAAACGATGATTCAACCAAATTCACAGTAAGCTGGCCACACAAACACCTGTAAAACAAAACACAGGAATCGGTTACAAACGTCAATTTATATGACCGATCTACAAACAAAAAATTGGAAAACTTACCAGCGCCATCACATACAGCTAAATAGGCATCTCAGACTAACCAAACTCCATTTTCTTGTATAGATGTAACAACAATTATACACGATCCCTTTTCAAGAAAGACAGAGTTAATATGATTACTTCTGTTGTGCATTAAATGGCCAAACAACTCCCCATGCATTTTCAAATTTTGCCTGCTCAAAAAAAGAAAACTTTTTCAAtttaataacaaataaaaaacagATTATATATACATAATATCATAAAAAATTCGGAATTATGACATCAGCGGGGTCAATGTGGCGTAGCTAATATAATGACACGTAGGCAAAACTACCAGTCGCTTCTAAGCTCCTTCAATGTGGCATAGCTAATATATATCACCACTCTGGGAGTACCGCCAACCATAGAATTCTTGGAAAACACCATAGTTTTAGTCTCAGGTGAGAACCATCTTATCAACATCATTGACTGAATATCACTTGCAATCTAAAAAACGTTGTCTTATGTGTTCGAAGTTGCAAAACATTTATATTGTCAGAATGCCAAGCTCAGATTGTGCATAAAGATGACAACACCATGGCTGCAAGAGAGGTTGCATGAACAACTGCCATCCTACAACCTTGCCATACCATAATGCTATCTTCATTCAATTTTTACACAGTTTGCAAAATCATCATAGCCTCATGTTGAAAGCACAAGAAAAATGCACTTTGAATTCATTTTTATTCATCATCACAGTCAACACTAAATGATTTGCTAAAGTAATACAAATGATTTGAAAATGTCAGACCTCGCTTATATTCGGGCAGACGTTTGCTTCATCATAGTTTTAGTCTCAGGTGAGAAGCATCTCATCAACATCATTGACTGAATATCCCTTAGGTGACATCGATCTAATTATCATCAACCAAACATCGATTACACCCAACGCTACCTAGAACAGCTGCGAACGGCAGCCGGCAACGATTAGGACATGTTGCAACAACACGCCAGATCTCGCCATCATAGCCTCAGATGACAAAAGCATTTAAGGTGATCAAAACTGAACCGAttaattttcaaaataaaaaaaaatcataattgaATCTTAATGTAACAACACATACAGGGTCAGTCAACACAGTTGAGATGATACAGGTTCAGGTAATAAAAAGAAACCCTCTGTTGTAGAAGCAACCAGTGAGAGTGTTTTAATGGAATTTTTAGGAGGGGTCAGTGACATTGTCGAGAGTTGTCAGGAAATGCTATGACAACCCTCGACAACGTCACCGACCCCTCCAAGTTTTCCACCAAAACACTCTCACTGGTTGCTTCTTCAACAGAGGTCATCCTCTAATCTCCCTTAATAGCTAAGAACGTGACAAGTAGGCAAATCGAGGCCATCCTCTAATCTCCCTTAATAGAATCCTGAATTCAAACCGTTACataataaaatttgataaatttaaTTTGATCAATTTAATTGATTTGAGATAAAGCAAAACCAAAACTGATGCATTATTTACTAAATGATTTAAACTTCCAACTGATGTTAAAAGCGACCATTTTTATGCAGTGAAAACGGGCTGGGGTTGAAATGCGCATTTTTTGTATAGTAAAAGTCAACCATATTGGACAAGAATAGCTTAATCGAACATCATAAAGACTTTTTGAAAGGGTCAATCGAAACAACCCCTTGTTGAAAGGGTCAATCGAAACAACCCCTTATTGAAATGCCCAATTCAAATGTTAATATAAACGGAAAGTGACAGAAGGCTTACATTAGCTGGATCTGGTGCAAAAGTGATGCAATTGGCCATTCCAACATCTCAGGATCAAGAGCGCATAGCCACAGTCCAATTTGCAACAACAACATATGATACACTCCAGTTACGTGTGATATTTTCATCATCGCCAAAtttatcttcatcatcactatccTATTAAACGAATATCTACGCAACCAACATAAGTAATGTAAATATTAAGAAAtctaattacaaaaaaaaaaaaaaaacaaaacagaatAGGCAAAATTGATAACTGGAATTTGAAAACAGTATAGCCGATTTTTCCTTCGAGCAATCAAGGTCATGTTTAACTCATTTTAACTAACCAATTCCAAACAAAACTGAAGAAAAACTCGATTATAGCATTCACCACCACATCCATTGATGGCTTCCAACTATTGCGACTTCTGAAAAACTCGACATGTAATCAATCAATATGGTAGACGAATGCTATAAGTGCATGTAGTTTATATACCAATTTTTGCATAATTACTAAACCAGTAAagtgaagaaagaaaaagaatctTTTCCTTCTCAAAAGCAACTCTGAAAAAACCTACACCAATTCAATTCAATTTAATTTTCCTAACTTTAGTGAAAATGATATTAAAAATAACTAATGTTATCAGATGTTAATGAACCCTAGTTTTCTACATTAAAGATACATATATTCATGAACCCTAGTTTTCAACATCTATGCAATAGACTTGAAATTACATTAAAAATAACGAACAAAATTACAACCTGCCACCACAGCAACCAAAACCATAGTTTGCCTAAAATCGGATAAACCTTATTTGTGCCCTAGATCATTGGAATCTCCACTTACCAAACCATAGTTTTCTTGAAATAAAACAATCGGACATAAACATATACAGACATAAACCCGAAAACATCAAACAATCAGTACGGGTAGACTTACAGATGAAACTGAGAACGGATAAACCCTAGATCTGAACGAATCCACTGAAACTGAAGATTTTGAGAGGTGAAACTCATTCGATCTGCTGTCGTATAGAGAGATCTGGTGTCACTGAGAAAGGCATATCTTGAATCGCCATCGATCGCCAGAGAGAGAACAGAAGATGAGAGGTggttgagaatgagagaattataGAAACCCTAGGAGTTAAGGGAGAGAGAGCAGATTGAATTTCAATTTCAAAAAAGTGACATAATATGGAGCCAAATTTTAAgatttttaaaattcaaattaccTCCCTTTAATTATTTAGATTaatagatttatatatatatatatatatatatatatatatatatatatatatataaatccaaATTATGACATCAGCAGAGACAAGTGACATACCTTAGGAGTTGACACATAGGCTGATTTACATCAGCCAAAAGTCTCTTATTATAGATAGTATAAATATAGACTTATAATTACATGTTTGGTTCCGTTTCGGTTatatcggttaaccaaagcttcataaccgTGACCATAACCGACTAGTCAGTTACACAAAgttttcataaccataaccatcgGTTATGTTAGTTATCGGTTAATAATGGTTCTGTTATATCGATTATGGTTTGGTTATCGATTTTGGGGTTTTATGGCCCAATAAGCCCATAAAAAGATAAACATCCTTCTTCACCCTGCAAAAAGGTAAACAAACACACATACAATACAAGCAGCCATTACACACACAACAAGATCAAGATGAACACAGACATCACCGCATCAGCCAAACCCGAATACCCAGTGATCGATCGCAACCCACCCTTCACCAAAACCGTCGGCAACTTCAACACTCTCGACTACCTCCGCTTCACCACCATCACCGGCATCTCCGTCACCGTCGGCTACCTCTCCGGTCTCCTATCCTCTTCTTAACCCACTATTATTATTACTCAATCTCTGTCTAATCTTCTCATTAACTTAAGATCTGGGTTCATTTCTGCAGGAATAAAGCCCGGGATCAGAGGCCCATCGATGGTGACCGGAGGGTTGATCGGAGTTATGGGTGGTTTTATGTATGCTTACCAGAACTCTGCTGGACGCTTGATGGGCTTTTTTCCTAACGATGGTGAGGTAGCTCGTTACAAGAAGTAGTTTTTCACATTttccccaattttttttcaatcTAGGGTTTTG
This genomic stretch from Helianthus annuus cultivar XRQ/B chromosome 8, HanXRQr2.0-SUNRISE, whole genome shotgun sequence harbors:
- the LOC110872048 gene encoding uncharacterized protein LOC110872048 — protein: MNTDITASAKPEYPVIDRNPPFTKTVGNFNTLDYLRFTTITGISVTVGYLSGIKPGIRGPSMVTGGLIGVMGGFMYAYQNSAGRLMGFFPNDGEVARYKK